DNA sequence from the Pedobacter schmidteae genome:
TATGGTACTGCCTTGTTGTTGGATCAGGACCAATTAACAGTGTTGACTACCCTTAGTAACTTAACCGGAGCTGAGGGAAGATTTGACTACATCGTTTCGAACGGTATTATCGGAATTGTGGATTATGCACATACGCCTGACGCGGTTCAAAATGTGTTGAGCACCGTGCAGGACATTAGAAAAGGGACAGAACAGGTGATTACCATTATTGGATGCGGTGGAGATCGTGACAAAACTAAACGCCCGATTATGGCCCAGGTGGCCTGTGACTGGAGTGATAAAGTGATTTTGACGTCAGATAATCCGAGGACGGAAAACCCGCAAACGATAGTAGAGGAAATGGAGAAGGGGGTGTCGCCCACAAACAGACGTAAGACTTTGAGTATAGTAGATAGAAGAGAAGCGATAAAAACAGCTTGCCATTTGGCTAAGCCAGGTGATATTATTTTGCTAGCCGGTAAAGGGCACGAAAAATACCAGGAGATAAATGGAGTGAGGTATCATTTTGATGATAAAGAAGTATTGATGGAACAATTAAACTTGATCAGCTAATGTTATATTATTTATTCGAATATCTGAATCAGCACTATGATTTCCCCGGATTGAGGTTGTTTCAATACATCACTTTCCGCACCTCGCTGGCGGTGATTATTTCTCTTATCATTACTACCGTTTATGGTCGCAGGTTAATCAACTATCTGCAAAAAATGCAGGTGGGAGAGACGGTACGGAACCTGGGACTGGAAGGGCAGATGCAAAAGCAGGGGACACCTACTATGGGTGGAATTATTATTTTGCTGGGTATTTTGGTGCCTACTTTGTTACTGGCCAACCTGACCAATGTATATGTGATTTTAATGATTGTTACCACCATATGGATGGGGGTAATTGGTTTTGTGGACGATTATATTAAGGTATTCAGAAAAAATAAAGAAGGATTAGCCGGAAGGTTTAAGATTGTTGGGCAGGTTGGACTGGCTTTGATTATTGGCTGGACCATGTATTTTAATCCCAATATTGTAGTAAGGCAGACTGTAGATGAGGCTAGCGGGGCTAAAACTGCGGCACCTATGGTGTTAAGGCAAAAAGGAGAGAGTTTTTATTATACTCAGGATGTAAAGTCGACCTTAACCAACGTGCCTTTTTACAAAAACAATGAGTTTGACTATGCCAAAGTGCTGAAATTTTTAGGGCCAGGTTATGAAAAATATGCTTTTTTAGTGTTTCTGGCCTTTACCGTCTTCATCGTTACGGCAGTATCCAATGGTGCTAATATCACCGACGGAATAGACGGATTGGCTACGGGTACATCAGCCATAATTGGTATTACGCTGGGCTTGCTGGCCTATGTTTCGGGTAATACGGTAATTGCGGACTACCTGAACATCATGTATATCCCCAATTCGGGCGAGCTAATGATTTTTGCGGGGGCTTTTGTGGGGGCTTGTGTCGGATTTTTATGGTACAACTCTTTCCCGGCCCAGGTTTTTATGGGCGATACCGGAAGTTTGGCCATTGGAGGTATTATTGCGGCTTTTGCTATTATGATTCGTAAGGAGCTGCTGATCCCAATTTTATGTGGAATTTTCCTGATAGAGTTGGTCTCGGTAATTATGCAGGTTTCCTATTTTAAATACACCAAGAAAAAATTTGGTGAGGGTAGGCGGATATTTTTAATGTCGCCATTACATCACCACTACCAGAAAAAAGGATACCATGAAGCCAAAATTGTTACCCGCTTCTGGATCATCGGTATTCTGCTGGCCATTATTACCATCATCACCCTAAAATTAAGATAATGGAAAAACAGCGGATCGTAATTCTAGGTGGTGGAGAAAGTGGTGTAGGTGCGGCAATGCTGGCGCAGAAGCAAGGCTTTGACGTGTTTTTGTCGGATGCAGGACCAATTCCATCGCAGTATAAAGAGAAATTGCAGGAGTTGACTATCGCGTTTGAAGAAAATCAACATAGCCAGGTGGAGATACTTAAGGCGGTTGAGGTGATCAAAAGTCCGGGTATACCCGACACGGCAGGTATTGTTAAGGAGATTAAAGCACAGCAAATTCCTGTGGTATCTGAGATTGAATTTGCCAAACGGTATACCAGGGCAAAAACAATTTGCATTACAGGATCGAATGGTAAGACCACTACAACAATGCTTACTTACCATATTTTAAAGAAAGCGGGGTTGAATGTGGGATTGGCCGGAAATATAGGTCATAGTTTTGCAGCACAGGTGGCTACCGCGGATTTTGATTGGTACGTGTTGGAGATATCCAGTTTTATGCTGGACGATATGTATGATTTTAAGGCCGACGTGGCAGTTTTATTAAATATAACGCCCGATCATTTGGATCGCTATGATTATAAACTGGGTAAGTACGCTGCATCAAAAATGCGAATTACCCAAAACCAGACCAGTGATGATGTTTTTATCTACTGTGCTGATGACGAGGAAACTTTAAAGGTGTTGAAAAGCACTAAAATAAATTCAACGGTATATCCCTTTTCTATCCGGAAAAAGATTGAGCAGGGGGCATATCTGGAAAGCAACAACATACACATCAATATAAACCTAAACGATTCACTAACCATGTCTATTACAGATTTAGCCCTGCAGGGAAAGCACAATATCTATAACTCTATGGCTTCGGGCATAGTAGCTAAAGTATTAGATATCAGAAATACTACTATACGTGAGAGTATGGGCGATTTTAAAAATATTGAGCATAGGTTGGAGCATGTAGCCAAGATATCAGGAGTGGATTACATTAACGATTCCAAAGCTACAAATGTGAATTCGACCTGGTATGCGCTGGAGAGTGTAAGTGCTGATGTAATCCTGATTATGGGAGGAGTAGACAAAGGGAATGATTACGATATGTTGAAAGATATGGTGCGCCAGAAAGTTAGGGCAATTATATGTTTAGGTAAAGACAATAAGCGTATTCACGAGGCTTTTGAAGAAGATGTGGAGATTATTGTGAACACGTTTTCGGCCCATGAGGCTGTTCAGGTGGCTTACCACCTGGCGAAAAAAGGTAATACAGTACTATTATCACCTGCTTGCGCCAGTTTTGACCTGTTTAAAAATTATGAGGACCGCGGCAACCAGTTTAAGGCTGCTGTTAAAGAATTGTAGATTATGATTGCAGTAAGTACGCTTTTAGACAAAACAAAAGGAGATCGCTGGATTTGGCTGATCATTGTCCTTTTGTCGCTGATTTCCATTCTTACCGTGTACAGTGCAACCGGGACTTATGCTTATAAGACGGGTAAAACTGTAGAGAAGATCTTGCTGACCAAGCACCTGATCTTTGTGGTAATGGGGATTGGTATGATCTATATTGCGCATTTGCTTGACTATAAGTATTATGCAGGGATTTCTAAAGTGCTGATGATCATTACTATCCCTTTGCTGTTTTATACAGCTGTTTTTGGGGCTAATATCAATGATGCTTCCCGTTGGGTAAAAATTCCTGTAATTGGTTTGACGTTTCAGACTTCAGATTTGGCCAAAATTGCGCTGATTACTTTTCTGGCCAGAATGCTGACCAAAAAACAGGAAAATATTAAGGATGTTAAAAAGGCTTTTATTCCGATTATGGGATCGGTATGTGTGGTGTTTGTGTTGATTGCCTGGGCCAACCTCTCAACCGCTTTGATGTTGTTTGGTGTAAGTATTTTGCTGTTGATTATTGGAAGAATCAGTATAAAACAAATTGCGATGGTATGTGCCGGTGGGGCCGTGCTGTTGTTGTTTATTGTGTTTTTGGGTCCAAGGGCGGCTACCTATAAATCGAGGGTAAATTCGTTTTTACACCCTGAAAAGCAGCATTCGGATAAAACCTATCAGGCCGATCAATCGAAAATTGCATTGGCAACCGGTGGTGTATTTGGTAAGGGGCCGGGAAATAGTACGCAGCGTAATTTTTTACCTCACCCTTATTCCGATTTTATTTTCGCAATTATAGTAGAGGAGTATGGATTGATTGGTGCGATAGCTGTGGTATTGTTATACCTGGTGTTGCTGTATCGATGTGTGCGAATTGTAACCCAAAGCCCGAAAGCCTTTGGGGCTTTATTGGCTGCCGGGTTAAGTTTTAGTCTGACTATACAGGCATTTGCGAACATGGCGGTTGCTGTGGGATTAGGGCCGGTAACAGGTGTTCCCTTGCCATTGGTGAGCATGGGAGGGACATCGATGATATTTACAAGTATAGCTTTTGGCATAATATTGAGTGTAAGTAGGGATGTGGAGGAGCAAGGGAGTAAAAAGGTAATTGTTGGTGAAATACCGGCAATGGCCTAAAGGAGCAAGGATAGAGGAGCAAAGATTAAAGAAAAAAAAGATGAGACCAACAAGGGTAATTATTTCAGGAGGCGGTACTGGCGGACATATATTTCCGGCCATATCCATAGCCAATGCGCTAAGGCGTATGGAGCCCGGCTGTGAAATTTTATTTGTTGGTGCAACCGGCCGTATGGAAATGGAAAAAGTTCCGGCGGCAGGATATAAGATTGTCGGTTTAAATATCAGCGGTATCCAAAGAGGGTCCATTGCCAAAAATTTAAGTCTGCCATTTAAACTATTTGGAAGTGTGCGAAAAGCTTTGCAGTTAATCGCTGATTTTAAACCTGATGTAGTTGTAGGCGTAGGTGGGTATGCATCGGGGCCTATATTGTTTGCCGCATCTTTAAAGAAAGTGCCCTACCTGATACAGGAGCAAAATTCATATGCAGGGGTCACTAATAAATGGCTGGGTAAAAAAGCAGCTAAGGTTTGTGTGGCATTTGACGGTATGGAAGCGTTTTTTCCAGCCGGGAGTTTACTTAAAACCGGTAATCCGGTGCGTAAAGATGTAGTGGATGTATTGAATAAACATCATGCCGGGGCAGAATTGCTGAAACTGGATCCCTTGAAAAAAACGATTTTGGTGACAGGCGGCAGTTTGGGTGCACGGACACTAAATAAAAGTATTGAAAAACACATTTTGGATTTGCTGGATGCTGATGTGCAGCTGATCTGGCAAACAGGTAAGTTTTATTATAAAGAAATTGTAGAACGTTTGGGTCTTGATTTTAATCCCAATGTAAGGATTTTGGAGTTCTTAAATAAAATGGATCTGGCCTATGCTGCAGCCGATGTAATTATTTCGAGGGCTGGTGCAGGCACCATAGCAGAATTGTGTCTGGTTAAAAAGCCGGTTATACTGGTGCCTTCACCGAACGTTGCTGAAGATCATCAGACTAAAAATGCAATGGCGTTGGTACAACATCAAGCGGCATTGATGATTACCGATAGTTCGGCCGAAGATACTTTGGTAGCTGCTGCTTTGGATCTGTTGAATGATAAGGAAAAAAGCAAAATGTACGCCGAAAATATTGGTAAAATGGCATTGCCTGATGCCGACAACCTGATTGCACAACAGGTAATGCTGCTAGCCGGAAAGGAGGTGGACAAATGGAGTTAAGTCATATTCAACGTGTTTATTTTGTAGGTATCGGAGGAATAGGCATGAGTGCCATTGCCCGTTATTTTGCCAAACGCGGATGTGTAGTTTGTGGCTACGACAAAACAAGGACGAACCTGACCATTGCATTGGAGCAGGAGGGGATTTTAATATCTTACATGGATGATGATGCGGTTTTGCCGGCCTCATTTCATGAAAAGGATAAAAATACACTTATTGTATACACGCCAGCTATTCCTAAGGATGCTAACATATTCAACTATTTTAAAAATGAGGGTTTCATTTTAAAGAAACGTTCGGAGGTTTTAGGAATTATCAGCAAAGGTCAGTTTTGTATTGCTGTAGCCGGTACACATGGTAAAACGACTACTTCTTCCATTATAGCGCATGTGTTGATAGCTAGTGGTTATGGCTGTACCGCATTTTTAGGGGGTATTGCCAGCAATTACAACAGCAATTTTATCATCGGCGAAAATAATGTGGTTGTGGTGGAAGCAGATGAGTATGACCGTTCCTTTTTGACGCTGCATCCGGATATTTCGGTGGTGACTTCAATGGATGCTGATCACCTGGATATTTATGGTGATGCCGGTCATCTGGAAGAATCTTTCAGGATGTTTGCTGGACAGTTGAAACCAGGTGGTGCTTTATTTGTTAAAAATGGCCTCCCGTTGGCAAATGGCATCAGCTACAGTGCAGGTTCGCCTTCGCAGGTCAGGGGAGAAAACATTAGGGTGGAAGGCTCGAGATTTGTGTTTGATTATGTAGATGGTACAACCGCTATAAACAATATCGGATTGATGTTACCTGGAAAGCATAATGTAGAAAATGCAGTTGCTGCAGTAGCAGTTGCGCTTAAGCTTGGTATAGATCCTGTTAAAATAAAAAATGCAATTGAATCTTTTAAAGGGGTTAAAAGAAGATTTGAATATATCGTAAATACCCCGGAGCATATTTACATTGACGATTATGCACATCATCCGGAGGAACTACGTGCCTGTTTTGACGCAGTAAGGCAATTGTATCCGGAGAAAAAGCTGACGGTTATTTTTCAGCCCCATTTGTTTACGCGGACCCGAGATTTTGCAGATGAGTTTGCAAAAGTGCTGAGCTCTGTAGATTGTTTGTTGTTGCTGGAGATTTATCCTGCCCGGGAATTGCCTTTGCCGGGAGTAAATTCGCAGTTTTTGCTGGACAAGATTACCTTGAAAGCTAAAGAAATCTGTACAAAAGAGAGCGTGCAAAAATATATAAAAGAAAATAAACCCGAACTGGTTTTGACAGTAGGGGCCGGAGATATAGATACATTGATACAACCATTAAAAGCCATTTTGACCAATGCTTAAGCGGATAAACTGGAAGTCTGTTTTTAAATGTTTTGCCTGGGTTTTTTGCCTGGCAGGACTGGTTGTGCTCATGAGTTTTGTGGACGCAAAGAAGAAGACGGTGCTTTGTACCAATGTTAAAATATTAATCCCGGGGGCGGATAATTTTATTGAACGGGAAGAAATTGATGCGATTTTAAAGCAAAGTCAGGGTTCATTGATCGGGCAGAAGCTGACGGGAATTAACCTGCAGCGCATTGAAAAAAATATTATTGCAAATCCATACATCGCCTATGCTACTGTGTTTGCCGATATGAATGGGGTGATTCAGATTCAGGTGAAGCAGCGGCAGCCGGTATTAAGGATGATCAATTTGGCCGGTCAGGATTATTACATAGATAGCAATGGGTTAAAAATGCCGGTTTCGCCCAATTTTACGGCAAATGTGTTGGCTGCAAATGGAAACATCATGGAGCATTTTAGTGGTAAAGTGGATACATTGATTACCAAACTGGCGGTTGATTTATATAAGGTTGCCATGTACGTAAAGCAGGATACCTTATGGGATGCGCAGGTTGAGCAGCTGTATGTCAATGATGTGAAAGATATTGAGATGATTCCAAGATTGGGAAATCAGCGGATCATTTTAGGTACGGCCGATTCATTGGAAACAAAGATGAGGAATTTACGTGCTTTTTATAAAAAAGCATTGCCAAAAGTAGGATGGAACACCTATAAAACCATCAATGTGAAATACACCAATCAGATTGTTTGTGAAAAGAACAAGATTGATTCCTTAACGGGTGAGGTGATAAAGGACCGCGTTGCGAGCAGCGCAAAACCGATAAAAAAAGCTATTGATTCTGCTACTAACAATCAGGTCGCAGCCGAGAAGCCGCAGGCGAATAGTGATAAAAAAGAAAAAGTTAAAACAGATACCAGGAAAAATAATTAATAAACTCAACAAATCGATATAGTTATGGGCAAAGAAAAATCTACCATTCAGTCTCCAATAGTAGTCGGATTAGACATCGGTACTACTAAAATCTGTGTGATCGTCGGTCGTAGAACACAGCATGGAAAAATAGAAGTATTAGGAATAGGAAAAGCAGAGTCGGCAGGGGTTACCCGTGGAGTGGTTTCTAATATTCAGAAAACAGTTCAAGGCATATCTCAGGCCGTTGAACTGGCAAGCGGGCAGTCAAATGTTGAAATCCGCGTTGTGAATGTAGGTATTGCCGGACAGCATATCAAGAGTTTGCAACATAGGGGGATTTTAACCCGACGCGAGCTGAATAGTGAAATTGGGAAAAAAGATATCGATAAGTTGATTGATGATATGTTTAAACTGGTGATGCCACCGGGAGAAGAAATTATCCATGTTTTGCCACAGGAATTTACCATCGACAATGAGCCGGGAGTAAAAGATCCGATTGGTATGGCTGGAGTGCGTTTGGAAGCTAATTTCCATATCATTTCAGGTCAGGTAACCGCGGTAAAAAATATCATGAGGTGTGTAACCAATGCCGGGTTGCAAACTCAGGAATTGATATTAGAGCCATTGGCTTCTTCAGAATCGGTGTTGAGCGACGAAGAAAAAGAAGCCGGTATTGCCCTGGTTGATATTGGTGGTGGTACTACTGATATCGCTATTTTCCATGAAGGTATTATCCGTCATACTGCTGTAATTCCTTTTGGTGGTAACAGCGTTACAGAAGATATCCGTGAAGGCTGTTCTGTAATGAGAAACCAGGCTGAACTGTTGAAGACCCGTTTCGGATCGGCCCTGGCAGAAGAAAATAAAGAGAATGAGATCATTTGTGTTCCTGGCTTGAGAGGCAGGGAACCAAAGGAGATTTCGGTAAAAAACCTTGCTTATGTAATTCAGGCCCGTATGGAAGAAATCATTGAGCATGTTTATTACGAAATTAAATCGTCGGGGTACGAGAAAAAGTTGATTGGTGGAGTAGTGATTACTGGTGGTGGTGCTTTGTTGAAACATCTGTCTCAGTTGGTAGAGTATGTGACCGGTTTAGATTGCCGTGTTGGGTATCCGAATGAGCACTTGTCAAAATATGAAGACATGGCAAAGATCATTTATGATGACCTGAAAAGTCCGATGTATGCAACCAGTGTTGGCTTGCTGATTAAAGGTATACAGAAAGCCGAAGAGTTATTGGAAGAAATGAAACAGCCTGGTGTTTTTGTGGAAAAACCTAAGGATGTTAAAGAGAAAACCAAGCGTTCGGGTGGTGGATTGTTTGATAAACTCCTGGCCAAAACCAAGGATTTCATCAAAGATGACATGAATGTAAGTGATGAAGATTATATAAAACCGTAATATTTTTCCACAAAAAGTGATTTTTCCACATTTTCAACATTTGTGGAAAACGCCTGTTAAAAAAGTGTTAATATTACATAGGTAGATGAACAGGAAAAACGAATTTTTAAATAACTGATTCATAAAGATATGCAGTTCGAAATGTTAAAAGATAAGTCATCAATCATCAAGGTAATTGGTGTTGGTGGCGGTGGTGGTAATGCGGTAAACCATATGTACCGTCAAGGAATTACTGGTGTAGACTTTATTATTTGTAATACAGATGCCCAGGCTTTAGAGTTTAGCCCTATTCCAAATAAGGTGCAGTTGGGGGCCAGTTTGACCGAAGGTATGGGTGCAGGCTCGATCCCTGAGGTTGGAAAGAACTCGGCGATAGAGAATATTGATGACATCAAACAAATGCTTGGCAGCACAACAAAAATGTTGTTTATAACTGCCGGTATGGGTGGTGGAACGGGTACTGGTGCTAGTCCGATTATTGCCAAAGCCGCAAAAGAACTGGATATTTTAACGGTTGCCATTGTGACTACACCTTTTTCTTTTGAAGGAAAAAGACGCAAGATGCAGGCAAACGATGGATTGGACGAACTGAAAAAATATGTGGATTCTTACCTGGTCATCTCCAACGACAGGCTCCGCGAAATTTTTGGTAACTTGACTTTAGGTTCTGCATTTTCGCAAGCTGATGATATTTTGACAACCGCCGCAAAAGGTATCGCCGAGATCATTACTGTTCCGGGATATATCAACGTGGATTTTAAAGATGTGCGTACCGTTATGAAAGATAGCGGTGTATCTATTATGGGTAGTTTTGCCTGTGACGGAGAGAACAGAGCTTTAAATGCTGTTGAAGGTGCATTGGCCTCGCCATTGTTGAAAGATAGTGAAATTGAAGGTGCAAGATATATCTTGTTGAACATTAGTTCGGGAATACGTGAAGTGACGATGGACGAGGTGACCATCATCACAGATTATATTCAGGATAAAGCCGGTCTTTCTGCCGACCTGATCTGGGGTAACTGTATTGACGAAAGTCTGGAAGATAAATTATCGGTGACGATTATTGCTACAGGTTTCCAAACTACGGAACAACGTGATGAGGAAAGAAAGAATGTGAAGAAGATTTCTATGCTTACACCTGAAGAAGCACCGTTGGTAAGACCAGTAGAACCGGTAAACTCATTTATTGAGCCTAAAGCGCCTGTTTATACCAATGAGCCGGTAATGAAAGCCAAAGAGACGACCAAGCAGTCGGACCTTTTTGGTGACCTGTTTAACGTGAGTAAAAACCGCAGTGCGGAGGAGCCTTCAAATGTCGTGATCAAACATACCCTGATTGAGGAAGAAGCTCCTTTGGAAGAAGCTCCAAAAGAGTCTGGCTTTGAATTTGAAATTAAAGTAGCTGAAACAGATTTTGTGTTCGAAACACCAGCTGTGGTTTTCAATAATGATATTGTTCCGCAAAAAGAAGAGGTGGCCGAAGCTGGAGCTGATGATGATAAAAATGATGAATCGATAGAAGATCAGTTAAGGAAATCTAAAGAAAGGATTCTTAGACTCAAAGATTTGAGTATGAAGTTGCGCACCAGTAATGGTTTACAGGAGCTGGAAAACGAACCTGCTTATAAACGTAAACAAATGCAGTTGCAGCAAGTTCAGCATTCATCAGAATCTCAGGTGTCCAGGTTTACTTTAAGTAATGATGAAGATGGATCTACTGAGATCAGACCAAATAATTCATTCCTTCACGATAATGTTGATTAATTTCAGCATTTAATGGAATTTCAAAAGCCTTAACAATACTGTTGAGGCTTTTTGGTGTCAAAGCCGTTACATTCATATGATCGGGCCTGGAAGGCTAATTGTTGGATATCAGGTATATTAAACCTAAATTTGCAAAAAAAATAATAACTTAAAATACATATAACATTGGATATTTTTGAAAAGATAGCAAAACACATGGGACCAATTGGACAACACCATAAATGGTCTCATGGATATTTCTCATTTCCTAAATTAGAAGGCGATATAGCTCCCCACATGAATTTTCGTGGCAAAGAGCACTTGGTGTGGAGTTTAAATAATTATTTGGGTTTAGCCAATCACCCGGAGGTAAGGGAGGCAGACAGACAAGGAGCTGTCGACTTTGGAATGGCTTATCCTATGGGGGCCAGGATGATGTCCGGTAACTCTAAATATCACGAGCAATTGGAGCAGGAACTTGCCGCTTTTGTTGGTAAACCGGATGCTTTCCTTTTAAATTATGGTTACCAGGGCATGGTGTCTATTATCGACAGTCTGGTGGACAGAAACGATGTGATTGTATATGATGCAGAATCTCACGCCTGCATTATTGATGGTTTGCGTTTGCACATGGGAAAACGTTTTGTGTACAAACACAATGATATTGACAGTGCACGTAAGCAATTGGAAAGAGCAACTAAATTAGTTGAGCAGAGTGGTGGAGGTATTTTGGTGATTACCGAAGGTGTTTTTGGCATGTCGGGAGCACAAGGCAAGTTAAAGGAACTGGTTGATTTAAAGCAGGAGTTTAATTTCCGTTTGTTAATTGATGATGCACATGGTTTTGGTACAATGGGTCCAACAGGGGCCGGTACGCACGAGGAGCAGAACTGTATTGAAGGTGTAGACGTTTACTTTGGTACTTTTGCCAAATCTATGGCCGGCATAGGTGCTTTCGTTGCTTCTACCGAAGAGATGACTAATTTTTTCAGGTATAACATGCGTTCTCAGACCTTTGCTAAGGCATTGCCAATGCCAATGGTGATCGGTTTGTTGAAGCGTTTGGAGCTGCTTAAAAACAGTCCTGAATTAAGAGAAAAATTATGGAATGTAGCCACTACGCTGCAGAAAGGTTTAAGAGATCGTGGCTTCGATTTGGGCGTAACCAATACGATGGTTACACCGGTATTCCTTAAAGGCGAATTGCTGGAAGCTACCGCATTGACTATGGACTTGCGTGAAAACTATGGTATATTCTGCTCTATTGTAGTGTATCCGGTTATTCCTAAAGGCTTAATCGAGTTGAGATTGATCCCAACTGCGGTTCATACCATGGAAGATGTACAGCGTACACTGGACGCATTTAGCGAAGTGTCCGAGAAATTGAAAAACGGATATTATAAGGAAAATCAGTTTTCCATAGCCTAATATTTTAACAACATAAAAAGGGCCTTTATAGATCTATAAAGGCCCTTTTTATGTTGTCTTGTTTTATAATTGCTTAAAAATCAGGGTGATGAACGAATAAAATCGATGATAATTGTTTATAACCCCTCAGAATGTGGAAAAAAAGAGGGTTTTCGCCTATTTATTTGTTGTTGTAAAAATTCGTTTATTAAAATAAACATCTTATTTTAGTAATAGAGTATTAATCAAAACCTTAAAGAACTAAAAGGAGTAAAATTAACGATGAAAAAATTTAATGAAGTGAAGGAACTTGTTGCAGCTTTGGAGGCTGATGCTGACAAATTCTACAACAAAGCAAACAGTGCAGCAGGAACACGTGTACGTAAAGGTATGCAAGACCTTAAAAACCTGGCTCAGTCTATCAGACTGGAGATTCAAGACACTAAAAACAAAGGCTAACTAGCTTTACATTGTTTTGATGAAAAAAGTGCCCTGATATATCAGGACACTTTTTTTATGCCGTAATTTT
Encoded proteins:
- the murC gene encoding UDP-N-acetylmuramate--L-alanine ligase: MELSHIQRVYFVGIGGIGMSAIARYFAKRGCVVCGYDKTRTNLTIALEQEGILISYMDDDAVLPASFHEKDKNTLIVYTPAIPKDANIFNYFKNEGFILKKRSEVLGIISKGQFCIAVAGTHGKTTTSSIIAHVLIASGYGCTAFLGGIASNYNSNFIIGENNVVVVEADEYDRSFLTLHPDISVVTSMDADHLDIYGDAGHLEESFRMFAGQLKPGGALFVKNGLPLANGISYSAGSPSQVRGENIRVEGSRFVFDYVDGTTAINNIGLMLPGKHNVENAVAAVAVALKLGIDPVKIKNAIESFKGVKRRFEYIVNTPEHIYIDDYAHHPEELRACFDAVRQLYPEKKLTVIFQPHLFTRTRDFADEFAKVLSSVDCLLLLEIYPARELPLPGVNSQFLLDKITLKAKEICTKESVQKYIKENKPELVLTVGAGDIDTLIQPLKAILTNA
- a CDS encoding cell division protein FtsQ/DivIB gives rise to the protein MLKRINWKSVFKCFAWVFCLAGLVVLMSFVDAKKKTVLCTNVKILIPGADNFIEREEIDAILKQSQGSLIGQKLTGINLQRIEKNIIANPYIAYATVFADMNGVIQIQVKQRQPVLRMINLAGQDYYIDSNGLKMPVSPNFTANVLAANGNIMEHFSGKVDTLITKLAVDLYKVAMYVKQDTLWDAQVEQLYVNDVKDIEMIPRLGNQRIILGTADSLETKMRNLRAFYKKALPKVGWNTYKTINVKYTNQIVCEKNKIDSLTGEVIKDRVASSAKPIKKAIDSATNNQVAAEKPQANSDKKEKVKTDTRKNN
- the mraY gene encoding phospho-N-acetylmuramoyl-pentapeptide-transferase, with translation MLYYLFEYLNQHYDFPGLRLFQYITFRTSLAVIISLIITTVYGRRLINYLQKMQVGETVRNLGLEGQMQKQGTPTMGGIIILLGILVPTLLLANLTNVYVILMIVTTIWMGVIGFVDDYIKVFRKNKEGLAGRFKIVGQVGLALIIGWTMYFNPNIVVRQTVDEASGAKTAAPMVLRQKGESFYYTQDVKSTLTNVPFYKNNEFDYAKVLKFLGPGYEKYAFLVFLAFTVFIVTAVSNGANITDGIDGLATGTSAIIGITLGLLAYVSGNTVIADYLNIMYIPNSGELMIFAGAFVGACVGFLWYNSFPAQVFMGDTGSLAIGGIIAAFAIMIRKELLIPILCGIFLIELVSVIMQVSYFKYTKKKFGEGRRIFLMSPLHHHYQKKGYHEAKIVTRFWIIGILLAIITIITLKLR
- a CDS encoding FtsW/RodA/SpoVE family cell cycle protein codes for the protein MIAVSTLLDKTKGDRWIWLIIVLLSLISILTVYSATGTYAYKTGKTVEKILLTKHLIFVVMGIGMIYIAHLLDYKYYAGISKVLMIITIPLLFYTAVFGANINDASRWVKIPVIGLTFQTSDLAKIALITFLARMLTKKQENIKDVKKAFIPIMGSVCVVFVLIAWANLSTALMLFGVSILLLIIGRISIKQIAMVCAGGAVLLLFIVFLGPRAATYKSRVNSFLHPEKQHSDKTYQADQSKIALATGGVFGKGPGNSTQRNFLPHPYSDFIFAIIVEEYGLIGAIAVVLLYLVLLYRCVRIVTQSPKAFGALLAAGLSFSLTIQAFANMAVAVGLGPVTGVPLPLVSMGGTSMIFTSIAFGIILSVSRDVEEQGSKKVIVGEIPAMA
- the murD gene encoding UDP-N-acetylmuramoyl-L-alanine--D-glutamate ligase, whose amino-acid sequence is MEKQRIVILGGGESGVGAAMLAQKQGFDVFLSDAGPIPSQYKEKLQELTIAFEENQHSQVEILKAVEVIKSPGIPDTAGIVKEIKAQQIPVVSEIEFAKRYTRAKTICITGSNGKTTTTMLTYHILKKAGLNVGLAGNIGHSFAAQVATADFDWYVLEISSFMLDDMYDFKADVAVLLNITPDHLDRYDYKLGKYAASKMRITQNQTSDDVFIYCADDEETLKVLKSTKINSTVYPFSIRKKIEQGAYLESNNIHININLNDSLTMSITDLALQGKHNIYNSMASGIVAKVLDIRNTTIRESMGDFKNIEHRLEHVAKISGVDYINDSKATNVNSTWYALESVSADVILIMGGVDKGNDYDMLKDMVRQKVRAIICLGKDNKRIHEAFEEDVEIIVNTFSAHEAVQVAYHLAKKGNTVLLSPACASFDLFKNYEDRGNQFKAAVKEL
- the murG gene encoding undecaprenyldiphospho-muramoylpentapeptide beta-N-acetylglucosaminyltransferase produces the protein MRPTRVIISGGGTGGHIFPAISIANALRRMEPGCEILFVGATGRMEMEKVPAAGYKIVGLNISGIQRGSIAKNLSLPFKLFGSVRKALQLIADFKPDVVVGVGGYASGPILFAASLKKVPYLIQEQNSYAGVTNKWLGKKAAKVCVAFDGMEAFFPAGSLLKTGNPVRKDVVDVLNKHHAGAELLKLDPLKKTILVTGGSLGARTLNKSIEKHILDLLDADVQLIWQTGKFYYKEIVERLGLDFNPNVRILEFLNKMDLAYAAADVIISRAGAGTIAELCLVKKPVILVPSPNVAEDHQTKNAMALVQHQAALMITDSSAEDTLVAAALDLLNDKEKSKMYAENIGKMALPDADNLIAQQVMLLAGKEVDKWS